One Ranitomeya imitator isolate aRanImi1 chromosome 4, aRanImi1.pri, whole genome shotgun sequence genomic window, AATAAAAAGCCCTATTTCTTGGAATCTGGGCCTTCAGCATGGAGGCATCAATGAGGAGACAGAGTAAGTGCCACTCTGCCTGACTGCTTAGTTACAGCATGTAGGCACGGTCTATACAGCAACATTGGTAGCAGAGCAGCAATTACTACTGTAGAGCTTTGGTTGTTGTACATGTGATGCGTTGCCATGTAGCCCTAGCCTTACAGGGGTTGCTCAGGTTTGGGGTCACCCtgtgactgcagacatgtgaatccttaCAGCCCGCAGCgtgtgtgctgtcaggattctccggtgtgatttgtatacatgtggtcatgtgcagAATAGAGATgcacggcctcgctcaatacaaatgAATTGAGTGAGGCTGTACACGTATAGTGGGAATGTAACTGGAAGTATGCACATCGCTCCAAGGACTGGACAATCTGACAGTGTACACTGAGGAGTcggagagactgcagacttgggtcccaggcctggacaacccctttaaagtattCAAAATGGGGACAAGAGCGAGCACCAAGTCTAGCTGTTACAGCACACGCCAACTACGGATTGCTTGGGTTTAGCTCATGCCGTACATGTATAGGCTTCATGTTAAAGCCTATATGTAGAATGTAGAGCAGGGCTTGAAAACATATAATCAATAATAGACAACGAGGCCAAATGGCAATGCTCGGAAATATGAAGGCATGGCCCAGAAGTGCTACAGACATGCAGCATGACAAACTTACCTATATCCCGCTGCCCCATTGAGCTCTGGATGAACAGACTCCATTCCCGACCACTGTGCAGCTGCCAGCAAATACTCCTTATTTACACAATTTCTCAACGCATCTGGAATTGGACCTGTAAGGGCACCAAAGTATTCAGTCCACTACATTTCTCTTGCAAATCTCTGGGTACAATAACAATGGCACAATACTGAAAATATTAGAAGAGGAGACCCTCCGCACACATACCGGTAATGGCTCTGCGGATTTCTTTAGCGGCCTCCTCTCTTGATTCGATTGAAGCATGTTCACTGTACCAAGCAGTGTGAGGGGTGCAGATCAAGTTAGGGGCATCTTTCAAAGCTCCCTGAGAAAAGCTGCAGACCGAAATAGGAACAGACATTGTTAAATTGCGGTTCAATGGGAAGATGCCACCCTCCCAAGACTTCAAGTATACCTGAATGGTTCAGACTCGTGGACGTCTAAAGCAGCACCTCGGATTCGGCCATCTTTCAAAGCCTGGGCTAGTGCTTTCTCATCAACAAGTCCGCCACGGGCAGTGTTCACCAAAAAGCAACCCTGCCGCATCTAGAATTGGGAGTAAAGCCATATCATTTACTACTGCATGACTGGTGGCATTGCAGTGTCCCATGTGTGCCATTAACCCCATAAAGAGGGccgtttttatttcataaatcagcaGTACAcctaaaaataagaaactttgtaataaatGTTATCAGAGACACTTGCTTCCTTCTCTGCCAGAAatcatcagtcattatcaaaatcctTAAATCTGACattaaatctgtattcagtgaagacatacTGAAACGGGGGATGGCTgctgctgatgagattctatgtagatagAAGGGAGAGgataccgttctctcctggttctcctcctatctctctgactgctccttcactgtatgttttgctggttcctcctcctctcaccttccccttactgttggggttcctcaaggatcagtcctaggccccctcctcttctctttgtatactgcccctattggacaaacaatcagtagatttggtttccagtaccatctctatgctgacgacacccaattatacacctcttctcctgttatcacgccgacctttttagaaaacaccagtgattgtcttaccgctgtgtccaacctcatgtcctccctctatctgaaacttaacctgtcaaaaactgaactcctcgtgttttctccctctactaacctacctttgcctgacattgccatctccgtgtgcggttccaccattactccaaagcaacatgcccgctgccttggggtcatcattgattctgacctttcattcaccccccacatccgatcactggctcgctcttcttatctgcatctcaaaaaaacatttctagaattcgccctttcttactttcgactctgcaaaaactctcactgtttcacttattcattctcgtctggactattgtaactctctactaatcggcctccctcttgccaaactctccccgctccaatctgtcctgaatgctgcagccaggatcatattcctcaccaaccattacaccgatgactCTAccgtgtgccagtcattacactggttacccatccactccagaatccagtacaaaactactaccctcatgcacaaagcactccatggctcagtaccaccctacatctcctctctgttctcagtctaccaccctacccgtgccctccgctccgctgatgacctcaggttagcatcctcaataatcagaacttcccactcccatctccaagactttacacgtgctgcgccgattctttggaatgcactacctaggttaatacgattaatccccacagttttaagcttgccctaaaaactcatttgttcagattagcctaccacctcaacgcattatcctaactatccctgtgtggcccattcaaaaaaaaaagctttacatgaacacccgagccttacactatggctggtccgaataactaaagcaattgttaccatccacctctcctgtctccccttttcctcatagtttgtaagcttgaaagcagggccctcattcctcttggtatctattttgaactgtgatttttgttatgctgtaatgtctattgtctgtacaagtcccctctaaagtgtaaagtgctgcggaatatgttggccctatataaataaaattattattattatgttgatAGAAGGGAGAGGCGGAGCTCTAACTCTACTCtagctcctccctgctgctgctgagattCTATGTAGATAGAAGGGAGAGGCGGAGCTCTAACTCtagtctagctcctccctcctcgctgctgctgatgagattctatgtagatagAAGGGAGAGGCAGAGCTCTAACTCTAGTCtagctcctccctgctgctgatgagattctatgtagatagAGGAGAGGCGGAACTCTAACTCtagtctagctcctccctcctccatagaattttatcagCAGCAACTCCCTTCTCCTATCcctgtaatgggaaagtctgtcttcactgaacacagattttacctcGGAATTAAGAATGGATAATGACTGATTAATTACGGCAGAGAAAGAagctattttttttctcattagatATATTACACAGTTGCTTATTTTCATTTGTTCTATTGATGAAATAAAAGTTAAAACAGTTACTCTTTAAGGATGCAGTCAATTTTTGTGTTTATTGTTTTCCTCTTGCtcctcacagagccataacttttttaacatCTACATAGCCATATCAGGATTTGTTTGTTTGAATGGAGAGTTGTAGTTTAGATTGACACATTTCAGTTTTTCATGTACAgagaaataggaaaaaaattctagtaggtgaaattgcagaaaaaaaagaatGCAATGCGGCCATTGTTCTGTGGCCTGTAAACTTATGTTTCGGGAGACAGAGCTGTGAAATGGCCTGTATTGCATGGCTGTGAGACGGAGCTTACTATAAAGGTTAATTTTATGTTTTGCTACATCAGGATTATACAGACACAGGGATGCGCATTATGTTCATATCTAGGCAGGCTTTCAGCAGACCATGGCAACCCATCACCCTGCGGTCACATTGCAGGCCCCAGTGGATGCCCAGGTAGGATTGCACAGTTTCAGTGCTACCGTCAGCGGTATACAAAGGGTTAGTAGAAGTGATCAGGCGCTAGGGCACATTGCTGCTGTTAGAGGTCAGCTGTGTAGCACAGCTGGCATCTGCATCAGATGGAGCTAGATCATTTCCTGATCCATACACCCACAACGTAATAGTATGCCATGGGGCGGAAAAGACTCAAAATAAAGAGCTTGCTGTATACCTATGATGTCCCTTTTCTGCATTCTCATACGGCTGCCATAGTTGTACCTAGAGCTCGGTACAAACATTTTGCGTCTGACAACTTTGGCTTTGTTGCTGTGTTCATGGTGTGCGTCAGCACAATATTAGATCTCTATGCGCTCCACCACAGAACCATTCTGCTCACTACATATACCACATGATTTCAATTAGTTTTATCAATAGGAGTGTTAAAGAGGTTGTCAACTATCCGAACTTGTCTTTGCCATACATTTTGAAGAATAATGCCCCATATACCTTTTCTGCCAATTTTCATGTTTTATGCCACTCTGCTTCAATTTATGTTCCCCTGCATCCGCTCTGGTGCTCACAGCCATCACTGCCTTTATTTACAGGCTCCTCTGCTCCCTTCTGATCACACCACTTGTAACGCTACGTAAAACCCTCCCATACTTCTAATAGAGGAGATCTTAACTGCTTGGCACCCTAAATGTGTAAACACCCTCCCTATGGCATATTCTGTAAGTCACCATTACACACCTGTTTTATGGTAAAATCATTGATGAGGTGATGGTTGTGCTCATTCAAACTGCAGTGTAAAGTTATGCAGTCACTGTGCATAAGCAGATCCTGAAGAGTCGCCATCCGCTGTAAGCCCAGGGAACGTTCAACTCCATCAGCAAGATAGGGGTCATAAAATATGACTGTGAAACCAAAGGCCTTGGCACGTAAAGCAACCGCTTGCCCAACCCTGCCTGCAAATCAAGACAAAACAGAACACTGCCTGATATAAGGCCATCTAAGAAGCTGTCAAACTGCAAGTCGCGTTGAATTAATTTTTTCTGCATAATCTCTTTGGGCCAGATTCATCATTTGCGTATTTTTTTGGGTCTTGTCACACTTGTTGATTTTTGAAACAAATCCCTCCAAGAGATGCATGTGGTTCATTGGGTGAAAAAAACCCTGTCATTTATATTTTTTAGTGCAAAAAGTAACATTTTCAGCTTAgaaaatttgcacaaaaattttACACAAGACAAAATCACTCCTGGAGAAAGGAGAGACGGGAGAACatatgcaactttttaaaaagtcgcaattgaGGAGTCAGTCGAAAACATCTGGAAACTCCAAACGCTGCCCACAATgataagcaaaaacaaaaaaacccaacaAACACAAAAGAGGGCAAATGAAAACAGCCCAAAAAACAATTGAAAGACTGGAAAACTGCACACACAAAAAAGGAAGAAACACAATAATGAATTAGGTCCTGTGTTTGTATTAGACTGAGCATTACCAAGTCCAATAATGCCCAAAGTCTCCCCCCGGATTCTGGCGGCGCCTCCTGCCACCTCTCTGATCTGTTCCACACTGGCTGCACGATTCCCTTCTCTCATAGCCTGGTGCAGCCATGTAACACGCCGATAGAGATTCAAGATGTGGCAGAGCGTAGAATCCGCAGTCTCTTCCACAGACGACGAGGGAACATTACAGACGGCAATCCCTTAGAGAGAAAAACAACAGTTTGTCCGTAAAGACTGTCTCCAACAAACTCATCTTACGCTAATTTACCTAGAACGCTTACCTAAGTCAGCCGCAGACTTGATATCAATATTGTCATAACCACTTCCAATTCGTATAATAATACGGAGGGCCTTAAATTTTTCCAAATCCTCTCTAGAAAGTGAGATTGTGTGATACATAAGGGCTCCCACTGCTTCACTTAATACCTGTAAGTAACACAGAATCCACATTACACTAAAAAAAGATAAACAAGAACAGAAGGATTTCTGGTCCCCAAAATAAACACCCTGTGCATAATCCAAAACAGGTCATGTTGAAATATAATAACATCAGTGTTCTGACTTATCACCTGACCATAGCACATTCTGTCAGCCGTGGTCAAGTGAAGTGTTATCAGCAAAGATGGCATGTCGGTTATTCACACTATAATGGGTATTTCTAAAGGGGTTGTGTCAAGATGAATCAAGAGCACACCGCTCACGGCTGCCTGGTTCCTGGGGCGGAGCGCTCCTGATGACTGACAGTTCGGACCAACAGCATGGGTGCGCTGCTGCTCCGAACTGTGCTCTCTTCCAGGCTGCCAGGAGAGGTAGCTTGGAGGAGAAGTGCAGCAATCCATCCAGCATACAGTCTGTAAGTGGCACATATTATTTGCCTAGGTAACCGGTCGCTCGGTCTGCAAAATTGGGCAAGGACATGTACACTATAAAATTAGAAACCAGTCCATTCTTGGGAACGGAGAGgaataatacatttttatttctatagcaccaacacattccgcagcactttacattttagaggagacttgtatgcattacagaataacacaaatcaacagatgccaagaggagtgagggccctgctcgcaagcttacaatctaggaGGAAATAGGGGAACACGAAAGGTAAATGGGAAAAAGAGCTCGCATTGTACGGTCCGGCCATCAGAATAATAGGGTATTTACATACACAGTATCTGTATGGCAGAGCTGTGCAGTCAGTGTTCAATTTGGAGGAGTCGGTATAAAATAAACAGACTCctaaaatacataataaattgggttccgTACTTCAGTGCAGGACGTGCTGTAAAGGTTTTCATAAGCCAAATGGGAAAGTTATgacatgtcctataaatg contains:
- the LOC138675791 gene encoding C-terminal-binding protein 2 isoform X2; translated protein: MDKHKVKRQRLDRICEGIRPPILNGPMPVRPLVALLDGRDCTVEMPILKDVATVAFCDAQSTQEIHEKVLSEAVGALMYHTISLSREDLEKFKALRIIIRIGSGYDNIDIKSAADLGIAVCNVPSSSVEETADSTLCHILNLYRRVTWLHQAMREGNRAASVEQIREVAGGAARIRGETLGIIGLGRVGQAVALRAKAFGFTVIFYDPYLADGVERSLGLQRMATLQDLLMHSDCITLHCSLNEHNHHLINDFTIKQMRQGCFLVNTARGGLVDEKALAQALKDGRIRGAALDVHESEPFSFSQGALKDAPNLICTPHTAWYSEHASIESREEAAKEIRRAITGPIPDALRNCVNKEYLLAAAQWSGMESVHPELNGAAGYRFPPGVVGVTAPGHPAAVESLVATSHPLIPSVSHTPSPGQTSKPEPDREIPTDQ
- the LOC138675791 gene encoding C-terminal-binding protein 2 isoform X1, producing the protein MDKHKVKRQRLDRICIRPPILNGPMPVRPLVALLDGRDCTVEMPILKDVATVAFCDAQSTQEIHEKVLSEAVGALMYHTISLSREDLEKFKALRIIIRIGSGYDNIDIKSAADLGIAVCNVPSSSVEETADSTLCHILNLYRRVTWLHQAMREGNRAASVEQIREVAGGAARIRGETLGIIGLGRVGQAVALRAKAFGFTVIFYDPYLADGVERSLGLQRMATLQDLLMHSDCITLHCSLNEHNHHLINDFTIKQMRQGCFLVNTARGGLVDEKALAQALKDGRIRGAALDVHESEPFSFSQGALKDAPNLICTPHTAWYSEHASIESREEAAKEIRRAITGPIPDALRNCVNKEYLLAAAQWSGMESVHPELNGAAGYRFPPGVVGVTAPGHPAAVESLVATSHPLIPSVSHTPSPGQTSKPEPDREIPTDQ